TGAACCTCAAGTCCAGTAACCGGAACCCAGTGGTGCCGGAATTTGAAAGTAAGTCCAGGGCAGACTGCAGGGGGGCATAGGTTCTGGGGGCTGGTATCTCCCAAGCTCATTCACACACTTCCTGGCAGTTACTGCACAGGGAACCTCAGCTCCCTGAACTGGCAACTAGTGGGCCTGCCCCACCTCAGGCTGGCTTGCTCAAAGGGGCACTGGCTGAGGGACACCAGGCGAGGAGCCCTGAACACCTGGCTGTGGGGTCCCaggcagcagcaacagcaggGCATCGGCTGTTGGGGCTGGCCTTTGCTGCTGCGGGTGGGAGTGGCGCCACcagtggcttttttgtttgtttttgggccacacccagtcgtgctcaggggctactcctgattatgcactcagaaatcgctcctgacaggatggggaaccatatgggctgctgggaattgaacttgggtctgccccCAGGTTTGTCCCacgtctgctgtgtgcaaggcaaatgccctaccactatgcccaGAGGCTTTTCTGAGTGGCTCTGGCTTTAGGCTGATATCGGGAGATAAGCAAGGCTGAGTCTGCTCCAAAGGCCTCTCTAGAACTGCCTCAGCCACAGGACTGGGCTAAGTAAGTAAAGCCATTCTAGTAGTGAgaatctttctttcttcactcttAGGTGTGGACCTGTCCTGTATTATTACGGACTCACAGACAAATGACCCCCGTATCGAGTGGAAGAAAATTCAGGATGGCCAAACCACATACGTGTTTTTTGACAACAAGATTCAGGGTATACCAGGGTATACCTGTTGGGTTTTCTACTATAGCCCCAGCATATGCCCATGAcctgagagagggagggggaaaggagtgagggagggagtgaagagagtgagagaagtgagagagagagagagagagagagagagagagagagagagagagagagagagagagagagagagagagagagagagagagagagagagagagagagagagagagagagagagagagagagagagagagagagagagtatgtagGGGGCTGTTGCTTTTGCTGAGCACCAGGCTGAGAAGAGCGGCTGCTGTCTTGACACATGTCACTGGTGCTGTGAAGTCAGTGTCTCAGGACCCGGGGCATGGCGGTTTCGGTTACTGAGCTCTGTTCCAGAGTGGCGAGTGGCAGCATTTCCTGACTGAACCCTGCACTGTGTCAGGCACAGTTCAGGATGGGCCCCTTGGCGAGCCCTGGGCTGGGGCCAGGTGGGACTGGGAGGCAGAGGAGGCTAAGTATAAGTAGGCAGTGTAGGAAGATTCCAGAACTGAGGAACTCAGACAGGCAGGAGGGCGGAGAGCAGCATCTTGGCATCATGGTGACCACTGGGAAAGGACAGTGCCCCTCAGGCCTCAGGGGCCTGGCACCAGTGCCCAGGCCTTGCTCTTTTTGTCCAGGCTTGACTGAGCAGAGCAGTATAACCTGAAGCCAGAAGTCATGTCATAGATGAGGCTTATGGGGAAAGTTTGTGGGCACTGCTGGTCAGTGGCTCCTTCCACTGCCCCTTTGGGAGTATGCATTTTTGCCCACAGCCAGGGAAGGACCACAAGGGCCATGGATTCTGCTTTAGCTAGCTTTTCTCCTTCTCCCAGGGAGAACAGCTATCTGTAGAGCAGACAGGGGAGTCAGATCAGAGAGTGGAATGGCTGCTTGGTAGGACCGGAAGGGAGAGTCGAAGAGAACCCATGGGAGTTGTGTGGGGGAGGCGGCCGAGAGATAGTTTAGTAGGTTAGATCCTCGGAACCCCAAACACCATCAGTGgttttcttgagtgcagagccaggagtaactgagcactgcctgtgtggCCCCACAACTAAAGAAACCAGGAGgggaaaaacccaaaacaaaaaaacaccaccctaaaagcaaaaacagaaacaaaagaaaggagaaaaaaaataaagaatcaacaCAGGACAGGCGCTCCCTGGTGGTGGAGGGAACCTGTGGCAGGGCCAGAAAAGCACCCACTCTAGAAGCCAGGGTCCCCTTGCCAGCCATGGCTCTCATTTCCTACCACTCCACATCAGTGCCAAGGGCCAGAAGGCACTGCAGGAGTTGAGAAAGCAAGTGCGAGTTTCCTGAAAAGGACCTTCTAGGTGAGGTTGGCATTCACCTCCTGCACCTCCTGTCTTGAGGGTGCTGTGGGAtacaggaatcaaaccttgaTTGGCCTTCTCCTGGTGTACTGTCTCTTGGACcccaagtttttaatttttttttttttttttggtttttgtttttgggccacacccagcagtgctcaggggttactcctggctgtctgctcagaaatagctcctggcaggcacgagggaccatatgggacaccgggattcgaaccaaccacctttggtcctggattggctgcttgcaagtcaaacaccgctgtgctatctctccgtgcccaagtttttaatttttgatgaaaGCCTAGCACAgtttttagtgaagcaaagtaAGTTTTTCTCAAACGAAATTCAGAATTGAGGGCCAGAAGGTAAGGACTCTGCACTCGAGAGTAGAGGGAGGAGGCCTCCATGATATCCCAGTACTTGTGCTCTAAACTCAGCTCAGAGAGACACTGGTGCTTGTGCTGCTGTGAGGCCTGGGGTGCATGTGCATGAAGCCTGGCCCAGTTCTCTGTCCCCCATAATGGGGGGAGGTGCAGGAGTCGAGCTGCTAACAGGAGTCGAGCGCTCCGGCCTCTCTGCAGGAGACCTGACAGGCCGGGCAGAGCTGCTTGGAAAAACCTCACTGCGGATCCTGAATGTGACGCGCAAGGACTCGGCCATATACCGCTGTGAGGTGGTGGCTCGGAACGACCGCAAAGAGATCGATGAGATGGTCATTGAGCTCACAGTGCAAGGTGGGTTCCTGCCACCCCTGAGCCAGTGCCCGAAACTGGTCGCATCGCAACCACCACATTTCTCCCTGCAGTGAAGCCAGTTACCCCTGTGTGCCGAGTGCCTAAGGCTGTGCCTGTGGGCAAGGCGGCCACCCTGCACTGCCATGAGGGTGAGGGCTACCCACGGCCGAACTACAGCTGGTACCACAACCACGTGCCGATGCCCACCGACTCCAGGGCCAACCCCCGCTTCCGCAACTCATCCTTCCTCCTGAACCCCGATACTGGCACGCTGGTGAGTTGCCTCGGGCCTGGGCTCTGGGAAGTGGTGCACGGATGTGGGTTGCTGGCTGGTAACTGGGTCAGACAACTGCCCTGGCCTCTGGTTTCTCTGTTGTGGCTGTGGCCTAAGAAACAGCCAGCAAGGAGCTTGATACTGGGACCCAGAGCCCATCCCCCAGGGTATGCAGGTGTATTTGGGAGTTTGGGCAGCCCAAGGGGATCCAGGGTGAAGAGTTTTCAGCCTTCTCTCGGGCTCATGGCTGGCTTGGGTGCAGGTTTTCAGCTCAGTGCACAAGGATGACTCGGGCCAGTACTACTGCATTGCCTCCAATGACGCGGGCTCTGCCAGGTGCGATGAGCAGAACATGGAAGTCTGTGAGTATGGATGGGCTGGGGGCCTGTCCCCATTCCAGATGTGGGAGGCAGGAGCTGGCAGGTTCCATGTCCCTCATCCAAATGCCAGCCTGGGCCCTGGGCCCCACCTGCCTTCTCCTGACAGTCCTTGGTCAGAAGTGGTCCTCATAGCTCTACAGATTCAGTCTGACTTTAGCCATGGGTAGAAGTACAGAGATCCAGTACCAAGAACTGAGATGCAGGGAGTAGTAGGTCTGGAGTTCCTGTCACGATCTTCTGACAGCCTCCCTTTGGAGAAAATTTTTCTGGGGTGCCATAGTCCCCTCTTTAGGTTGCTTTCACAGTGCTCTGGGTGTGGGCTCTGTACAAAATGTGGGGCAGTAGGGTGGGAATTATTACCTCTCTCCTATTTCCCCAGGGTCCCCCTTTACCCTACAGGGCCTTACCATCACCCCTACATTAGGGTTACTTGGCACTATCCAGGTGCACAGGCTTTCTGGAAGGCCTCATGGAAGGGCTGGAGTCTGTCCACTGGTAGCAGGAAATGCTTTGTACCTACTGGCTCTAGAGCTGATGCTGGGGATTCAggttcagaaagaaaatctcaagtCTGacaccaaagtgatagcatagtggtagggtgtttgccttgcatgcaaccatctCCAGAtagactctggttcgattcctggcatcccatatggtcccccaagcctgccaggagcgacttctaagtgcagagccaggagtaacccctgagcatcgccaggtgtgacccaaaaaccaaaaagaaagaaaaaaacgaaaATCTCAAGTCTGCCACGTGGTGAGCTGGGGTGGAAGCCCTGTGTGCAGGGTCTCACCCTGTTGGGCAATGTGAGTTCAGGAGCCCTTGAAGGGTTGCAGAGTCCTCCCTGCCTATCCAAACAAGGGTCTGAGGGTCCTCCCTGCCTGTTCAAATAAGGCTGAGACAGAGTGTGGAATATTTTGGGCCAGGGAGATTATGTGTTTGTACTTGACTCTGCTGGGCAGGACCAAGACCTGGGGCCCAAGCTCAGCCTCCTGTAGGAACCCTTGGTGGTGACCTGTCTTCCAGATGACCTGAACATTGGCGGTATTATTGGGGGAGTGCTGGTGGTCCTGGCTGTCCTTGGCCTCATCACTGCAGGCATTTGCTGTGCCTACAGGCGTGGCCACTGCATCCATCAGCAGCACAGTCACAGGTGAGTCTGCAGCCATGTGACTTGGCTTTTATATGATAAATGTTTTCTGTGATAGTGGTCACTgagctgctctctctctccccttctagTTATAAGGGCCCAGGGCGGCCTGATGGAGTGAACTATATCAGGACAGATGAGGAGGTAAGGCTGCATGGAACAATCCCAGGCTGTTGGGGTTCCCAACAAGAAGGCAACAATCTTCCTCAGAAACTCCATGGATCCCCATTCCTAGAATAGGCCAGCAACTCTGCTGTCCTGCCCTTGCACCTAACTGGCCCATCTGTGCCTGGAGGGTGGCACTCAGCAGGCAGGCCCATGCCTCTGAAGAGTGTCACCCGATTGCTTGGTGCTGTGTCACTTCTTAGTGAAATGGGTGTTGTATCTGACCACTGTCCCCCTCATGGGGTTTGGCCTTGCAGGGTGACTTCCGACACAAGTCGTCCTTTGTCATCTGAGGGATGCGCTGGTGCACTTGGACACCTCTCTCAGTGGGCGCTTTGGATACTGATCCGCTAAAGTTGGATACTGATGGCCAAAGTTGATTGCTCCCCTTCCTGATGCCGTAACAAGCCAGTCAAGATGTTCCTGTAGACAGGACTAGCTCCACCAGGAGGACACAGCCTGATCTCTGGAGCCTGACTGCAGGCCATGTTGGCTGCCTTCTACCTGCAAGAAACGTATCCTAGTGTGGGACCCTGTAGCGGCCACCACACTCAGGGACAAAAAATCAGCTCTGATGTGACGGTCCCCCTCCAGAAGGTTTTGCTCCTTTCCACTTGGTCAGGCAGGGACCAAGCCTGCTGGGTGGGAGGGGAGCTTGTCTGCCTCAAGGGTCCAAGTGAGGAGCTTCACCTTAGCCTAACTCTGATATGGTACTGAAATGTCCCGCTTTTCCATGGGGGTTTTATAACCTTTTACATTCTAAATT
The sequence above is a segment of the Suncus etruscus isolate mSunEtr1 chromosome 8, mSunEtr1.pri.cur, whole genome shotgun sequence genome. Coding sequences within it:
- the JAM3 gene encoding junctional adhesion molecule C isoform X2, which codes for MALRRWLRLGLCTPLLAWLPLLLLRGCLIGAVNLKSSNRNPVVPEFESVDLSCIITDSQTNDPRIEWKKIQDGQTTYVFFDNKIQGDLTGRAELLGKTSLRILNVTRKDSAIYRCEVVARNDRKEIDEMVIELTVQVKPVTPVCRVPKAVPVGKAATLHCHEGEGYPRPNYSWYHNHVPMPTDSRANPRFRNSSFLLNPDTGTLVFSSVHKDDSGQYYCIASNDAGSARCDEQNMEVYDLNIGGIIGGVLVVLAVLGLITAGICCAYRRGHCIHQQHSHSYKGPGRPDGVNYIRTDEEGDFRHKSSFVI
- the JAM3 gene encoding junctional adhesion molecule C isoform X1 codes for the protein MALRRWLRLGLCTPLLAWLPLLLLRGCLIGAVNLKSSNRNPVVPEFESVDLSCIITDSQTNDPRIEWKKIQDGQTTYVFFDNKIQGDLTGRAELLGKTSLRILNVTRKDSAIYRCEVVARNDRKEIDEMVIELTVQVKPVTPVCRVPKAVPVGKAATLHCHEGEGYPRPNYSWYHNHVPMPTDSRANPRFRNSSFLLNPDTGTLVFSSVHKDDSGQYYCIASNDAGSARCDEQNMEVYDLNIGGIIGGVLVVLAVLGLITAGICCAYRRGHCIHQQHSHSYKGPGRPDGVNYIRTDEEVRLHGTIPGCWGSQQEGNNLPQKLHGSPFLE